A portion of the Candida dubliniensis CD36 chromosome R, complete sequence genome contains these proteins:
- a CDS encoding C-4 methylsterol oxidase, putative gives MSSISNVYHDYSSFSNATTFSQVYQNFNQLDNLNVLEKLWGSYYYYMANDLFATGLLFFLTHEIFYFGRCLPWAIIDRIPYFRKWKIQDEKIPSDKEQWECLKSVLTSHFLVEAFPIWFFHPLCQRIGISYQVPFPKITDMLIQWAVFFVLEDTWHYWFHRGLHYGVFYKYIHKQHHRYAAPFGLAAEYAHPVEVALLGLGTVGIPIVWCLITGNLHLFTVSIWIILRLFQAVDSHSGYEFPWSLHNFLPFWAGADHHDEHHHYFIGGYSSSFRWWDFILDTEAGPKAKKGREDKANQTAERIQKKNL, from the coding sequence ATGTCTTCTATTAGTAATGTCTATCATGACTATTCGAGTTTTCTGAATGCAACAACTTTTTCCCaagtttatcaaaattttaatcaattagataatttaaatgttttagaaaaattatgGGGgtcatattattattatatggCCAATGATTTATTTGCTACaggattattattctttttaactcatgaaattttttattttggtaGATGTTTACCTTGGGCTATAATTGATAGAATTCCTTATTTTAGAAAATGGAAGATTCAAGATGAAAAAATCCCTAGTGATAAAGAGCAATGGGAATGTCTTAAATCAGTATTAACTTCTCATTTCTTAGTGGAAGCTTTCCCAATTTGGTTTTTCCATCCATTATGTCAAAGAATTGGCATTAGTTATCAAGTACCATTCCCTAAAATCACCGATATGTTGATTCAATGGGCggtattttttgttttagaaGATACTTGGCATTATTGGTTTCATAGAGGATTACATTATGGGGTGTtctataaatatattcataAACAACATCATAGATATGCTGCTCCATTTGGATTAGCCGCAGAATATGCTCATCCAGTTGAAGTTGCCTTATTAGGATTGGGTACTGTTGGTATTCCAATTGTTTGGTGTCTTATTACTGGTAACTTGCATCTTTTTACAGTTTCAATTTGGATCATTTTAAGATTATTTCAAGCAGTTGATTCTCATTCTGGTTATGAATTCCCTTGGTCTTTACATAATTTCTTACCATTTTGGGCTGGAGCTGATCATCACGATgaacatcatcattatttcaTTGGTGgatattcttcttcttttagATGGTGggattttattttggatACTGAAGCTGGTCCAAAAGCTAAAAAGGGCAGAGAAGACAAAGCCAATCAAACTGCTGAAAGAATACAAAAGAAGAACTTatag
- a CDS encoding isocitrate dehydrogenase, putative (Similar to S. cerevisiae IDP2), which translates to MGEIQKIKVKNPIVEMDGDEMTRIIWQFIKDKLISPYLDVDLKYYDLGIEYRDQTDDKVTTDAANAILKYGVGVKCATITPDEARVKEFNLKKMWLSPNGTLRNILGGTVFREPIVIDNIPRIVPSWEKPIIIGRHAFGDQYKATDIIVPGAGELKLVFKPKDGGEVQEYPVYNFEGPGVGLSMYNTDASIQDFAESSFQLAIERKLNLFSSTKNTILKKYDGRFKDIFEGLYASKYKTKMDELGIWYEHRLIDDMVAQMLKSKGGYIIAMKNYDGDVQSDIVAQGFGSLGLMTSVLVTPDGKAFESEAAHGTVTRHYRQHQQGKETSTNSIASIYAWTRGLIQRGKLDETPEVVKFAQDLEQAIIDTVGKDNIMTKDLALTQGKTDRSSYVTTEEFIDAVANRLNKNLGYA; encoded by the coding sequence atgggtgaaattcaaaaaattaaagtCAAGAAtccaattgttgaaatggATGGGGATGAAATGACTCGTATCATTTGGCAATTCATCaaagataaattgatttctcCTTATTTGGACgttgatttgaaatattatgATTTAGGTATTGAATATAGAGATCAAACCGATGATAAAGTCACCACTGATGCTGCAAATgcaattttgaaatatgGTGTGGGTGTTAAATGTGCTACCATTACTCCAGATGAAGCTAGAGTCAAAGaatttaatttgaaaaaaatgtggCTTTCACCAAATGGTACTTTAAGAAATATTCTTGGTGGTACTGTTTTCAGAGAACCAATTGtcattgataatattcCAAGAATCGTCCCAAGTTGGGAAAAACCTATCATAATTGGTAGACACGCTTTTGGTGATCAATACAAGGCCACTGATATCATTGTTCCTGGTGCTGGtgaattaaaattggtGTTCAAACCTAAAGATGGTGGAGAAGTCCAAGAATATCCAGTATACAATTTTGAAGGTCCAGGTGTAGGATTAAGTATGTATAATACTGATGCTTCTATTCAAGATTTTGCTGAAAGTTCTTTCCAATTGGCTATTGAAcgtaaattgaatttattttcatctaCTAAAAACACCATCTTGAAGAAATATGACGGTAGATTCAAAGATATTTTTGAAGGGTTATATGCCAGCAAATACAAGACCAAAATGGATGAATTGGGCATTTGGTACGAACACagattgattgatgatatGGTTGCCCAAATGTTAAAATCTAAAGGTGGATACATCATTGCCATGAAGAATTATGATGGTGATGTCCAATCAGACATTGTTGCTCAAGGTTTTGGATCCTTGGGTTTAATGACTTCAGTGTTGGTTACTCCAGATGGTAAAGCATTTGAATCAGAAGCAGCTCATGGTACTGTTACTAGACATTATagacaacatcaacaaggTAAAGAAACCTCGACTAATTCAATTGCATCTATATATGCTTGGACTAGAGGTTTGATTCAAAGAGGTAAATTAGATGAAACTCCGGAAGTGGTCAAATTTGCTCAAGATTTGGAACAAGCCATCATTGATACTGTTGGTAAAGATAACATCATGACCAAAGATTTGGCCTTGACCCAAGGTAAAACCGATAGATCTTCATATGTCACCACTGAAGAATTCATTGATGCTGTTGCTAATAgattaaacaaaaacctAGGCTACGCATAA
- a CDS encoding voltage-gated chloride channel, putative (Similar to Mus musculus Clcn3) → MSSDQSTSNHLNQNSKTRLQNPNLTFAPDIKHPPHSSFIKDQTNTIRTVPNSPYFDSCSSPPSSNAFTSGSRPLTKVKSLGKIDIRSPIPINSVLQTPRIPTLDQLQDETYSLRTTQTNESMRSRFFGKVHDTFISIRIFYNDFTTIDWTKAYLKGNQFNFSIEKKQWVGDDCINDGQAIPFFHRAYYTLGKWFLILIIAFFFSIIAFCIDKVEILLVGFKHGYCRTNWFASQISCCIDNSKKLNVFKSGYVTDDTCDDWVSWNKFFHEHWLNAVRFDFIIYVVLTILLAIFACLITLSTKITGGSIPEDQSNLGKETPVDNENTTNQGRSVLVKPRVIYTATGSGVPEVKTILSGFVIRRFLGTYTLIAKTVALVFAIASGMSLGKEGPYVHLATCVGNITSRFFPFIYENDFFEKQILSASASAGVALAFGSPLGGVLFILEEINNYLPSNQLFQIFFCAIISTLFLKFLNPYGTGKTVLFELEYFSDWSPIELIFFVVIGIMGGVFGASFIKFSQWWAKKFRSSKHIKTHPIFEVFLVAAVTGIISFWNPYTKQASAELVLDLATPCSGGELDRSLCPQTEKQLINELTSLLFAFVVKVLLTFITFGLKLPCGIYVPSMVCGALFGRIFALFIRWLEFLSRKSSSSSSSSLSLFAQPAPPLKFGLLCSSAGPHCVDMGIYAMISAGAFMAGVTRMNITLVTILFELTSSYTYVLPISIAIAVANWSGGLLEKNSLYESLLISNDYPFMAPETEPIDPYVSAGEIINQDSVPTTRISRHIPPDRQLYIDVSDSGYVPVSTLESKLQMLADRCLLDGCIALIKNQLCVGLLFFSELEICLDQIRAFTLKHDVKDELYCNLFDDGDDKSLSNSRATHNDKVVKNILNQSLDYFNYGAINEDEYLEMKASIDLLTNLTNFVDRVPMFINYDTELCFAHLIFDRIGNRVIVLIKDGKYYGVLHKKVLIDYLRRRTE, encoded by the coding sequence atgTCAAGTGACCAAAGTACATCAAATCACTTGAATCAAAATTCTAAAACTAGATTACAAAATCCTAATCTCACATTTGCTCCCGATATCAAACACCCGCCGCACTCCTCATTCATTAAAGACCAAACCAATACAATTAGAACTGTACCCAATTCACCATATTTCGACAGTTGCTCGtcaccaccatcatcaaATGCATTTACCTCAGGATCAAGACCTTTGACTAAAGTCAAATCATTGGGGAAAATCGACATTCGATCTCCTATCCCCATAAATTCTGTTTTACAAACACCAAGGATCCCAACTTTAGATCAATTACAAGATGAAACCTATTCTTTAAGAACAACTCAAACAAATGAATCGATGAGAAGTAGATTCTTTGGGAAAGTACATGATACTTTTATTTCAATAAGAATTTTTTACAATGACTTCACAACCATTGATTGGACAAAAGCTTATCTTAAGGggaatcaatttaatttctcaATAGAGAAAAAACAATGGGTTGGTGATGATTGTATTAACGATGGTCAAGCAATCCCTTTCTTTCATAGAGCTTATTATACTTTGGGTAAATGGTTTCttattttaattattgcattctttttttctattataGCATTTTGCATAGATAAAGTGGAAATTTTACTTGTTGGTTTCAAGCATGGATATTGTCGAACCAATTGGTTTGCCAGTcaaatttcttgttgtatcgataattccaaaaaattaaatgtATTTAAAAGTGGATATGTAACAGACGATACTTGTGATGATTGGGTGAGTTGGAACAAGTTTTTCCATGAACATTGGTTAAATGCAGTGCGATTCgattttataatttatgtTGTGTTGACAATTCTTTTGGCAATATTTGCTTGTCTTATTACATTATCGACAAAAATTACTGGTGGGTCAATACCTGAAGATCAATCAAATCttggaaaagaaacacctgttgataatgaaaataccACCAACCAGGGGAGATCTGTTTTGGTTAAGCCAAGAGTGATCTATACAGCAACAGGATCGGGTGTGCCTGAAGTGAAAACAATCTTGTCTGGGTTTGTAATTCGTCGGTTCTTGGGGACATACACCTTAATTGCAAAAACCGTGGCATTGGTTTTCGCTATTGCTCTGGGGATGTCATTGGGGAAAGAAGGTCCTTATGTTCATTTGGCAACTTGTGTTGGAAATATAACTTCGAGATTTTTCCCATTTAtttatgaaaatgatttttttgaaaaacaaattttatcTGCTAGTGCATCTGCTGGTGTAGCTTTAGCATTTGGATCCCCCTTAGGTGgtgttttatttattcttgaagaaattaacAATTATTTGCCATCTAAccaattgtttcaaatcttcttttgtgcaataatttcaacattatttttaaaattcttGAACCCTTATGGAACTGGGAAAACtgtattatttgaattggaATATTTTTCAGATTGGAGTCCTAtagaattgattttctttgttgttattggaATTATGGGTGGAGTATTTGGTGCcagttttattaaattctcTCAATGGTGGGCTAAAAAGTTTAGATCAAGCAAACACATCAAAACTCACCCGATATTTGAAGTTTTCCTTGTTGCAGCAGTAACTGGTATAATTTCATTCTGGAACCCTTACACAAAACAAGCCTCGGCAGAATTGGTATTAGATTTAGCGACACCATGTAGTGGAGGTGAATTGGACCGGTCATTGTGTCCACAGAcagaaaaacaattgataaacGAATTGACGTCACTTTTATTTGCATTTGTGGTTAAAGTTCTTTTAACATTCATCACATTCGGGTTGAAACTACCTTGTGGGATTTATGTTCCTTCAATGGTTTGTGGAGCATTATTTGGTCGAATTTTTGCATTGTTCATTAGATGGTTGGAGTTTTTATCCAGAAAATCGTCGTCTTCTTCGTCTTCCTCGCTTTCTTTGTTTGCACAGCCAGCTCCACCATTAAAATTTGGGTTATTGTGCTCGTCTGCAGGTCCTCATTGTGTTGATATGGGGATCTATGCCATGATTTCTGCAGGTGCATTCATGGCAGGAGTTACCAGAATGAATATAACATTGGTAACgattttgtttgaattAACTTCATCTTACACGTATGTTTtaccaatttcaattgcCATAGCTGTGGCAAATTGGTCAGGTGGATTATTGGAGAAGAATTCACTTTATGAGTCGTTACTAATAAGCAATGACTATCCATTTATGGCACCAGAAACTGAACCCATAGACCCATATGTGTCTGCTGGAgaaataattaatcaagATTCTGTTCCCACAACCCGGATTTCGCGACATATACCCCCAGATAGGCAATTGTATATTGATGTTAGTGATTCCGGTTACGTTCCTGTTTCTACTTTAGAGTCCAAACTTCAAATGTTGGCTGATAGATGTTTGCTTGATGGATGTATTGCTTTGATCAAAAATCAACTATGTGTTGGATTACTTTTCTTTCTGGAATTGGAAATATGTCTTGATCAAATTAGAGCATTTACATTGAAACACGATGTGAAAGATGAACTTTATTGTAATTTGTTCGACgatggtgatgataaaaGTCTTTCAAATTCTCGTGCTACACATAATGACAAAGTGGTTAAAAACATTTTAAACCAAAGTTTAGATTATTTTAACTATGGGGCAATTAATGAGGATGAATATTTAGAAATGAAAGCTTCCATTGATTTGTTAACAAATTTGACAAATTTCGTTGATCGTGTACCAatgtttatcaattatgATACCGAATTGTGTTTTGCGCATTTGATTTTCGATAGAATTGGGAATAGAGTGattgttttgataaaaGATGGCAAATACTATGGGGTGTTACATAAGAAAGTACTTATTGACTACCttagaagaagaactgAATAG